A section of the Macadamia integrifolia cultivar HAES 741 chromosome 9, SCU_Mint_v3, whole genome shotgun sequence genome encodes:
- the LOC122088336 gene encoding 60S ribosomal protein L15, producing MGAYKYVSELWRKKQSDVMRFLQRVRCWEYRQLPSIVRVTRPTRPDKARRLGFKAKQGYVVYRVRVRRGGRKRPVPKGIVYGKPTNQGITQLKFQRNKRSVAEERAGRKLGGLKVLNSYWINEDSTYKYYEVILVDSAHNAIRNDPRINWICKPVHKHRELRGLTSAGKKYRGLNGKGHLHHKARPSRRATWKRNNTLSLRRYR from the exons ATGG GGGCTTACAAGTACGTTTCGGAGCTATGGAGGAAGAAGCAATCGGATGTCATGAGGTTTTTGCAGAGGGTTAGATGCTGGGAGTACAGGCAGCTCCCGTCGATCGTCCGGGTCACCCGACCCACGCGCCCTGACAAGGCTCGGAGATTGGGTTTCAAGGCAAAGCAG GGGTATGTCGTTTATCGTGTCCGTGTTAGACGTGGAGGTCGCAAGAGGCCTGTCCCTAAGGGTATTGTGTATGGCAAGCCAACAAACCAGGGTATTACCCAGTTGAAGTTTCAGCGAAACAAGAGGTCAGTTGCAGAGGAACGTGCTGGTCGGAAATTGGGTGGGTTGAAGGTCCTCAACTCCTACTGGATTAATGAG GATTCAACTTACAAATATTATGAGGTAATCCTTGTGGATTCTGCTCACAATGCAATCCGCAATGACCCAAGAATCAACTGGATATGCAAGCCGGTCCACAAGCACAGGGAGCTTCGTGGGCTCACTTCTGCTGGAAAGAAGTACAGGGGTCTCAATGGAAAGGGACACTTGCATCACAAGGCACGCCCATCCCGAAGGGCAACCTGGAAGAGGAACAACACCCTCTCCCTCCGTCGCTACCGTTAA
- the LOC122088843 gene encoding uncharacterized protein LOC122088843 isoform X1, whose translation MVYFVSFDVMEPTGDSNSRSRDIASWPSAVSHYMLECVLKQYKSGKGGDNGLKKEQFIEIANQLKEKFFTSYDCEQVRNHFRIWKQRLRALSDLQKQSGLGWNASDMRFDAPQHFWNDYRKKEQKYWKEHSVLPIHLEVGALLRKEMATGNDSTVPSEAATEVMMDMTGTHVEGIGNNDGVDCEHIEEEESVPSTPIGSTSRSRGRPRGSVNSGREKRKKGVAEKVVSPLKQIANSIEKMVMSESQSEFGRAIIDAVDAIPNLNFQQKFKAKEYFMAKRNSAIIFLGTKVEDRRNLLEMYLPEIEKN comes from the exons atggtgtattttgttagttttgatgtgatGGAACCAACAGGAGATTCTAATAGTAGGTCACGGGACATTGCTTCATGGCCTAGCGCCGTTTCTCATTACATGTTGGAGTGTGTATTGAAGCAGTACAAGAGTGGTAAGGGTGGAGATAATGGACTGAAAAAGGAGCAGTTCATTGAAATTGCCAACCAACTGAAGGAGAAATTTTTTACTAGTTACGACTGTGAACAAGTGAGAAACCACTTCCGGATTTggaagcaaaggcttagagcattgagtgacctacagaagcaaagtggattgggttggaatgcatctgatatgagatttgatgctcctcaacacttctggaatgattatagg aaaaaagaacaaaagtattggaaggaacatagtgtgctcccaattcaccttgaagttggagctttgctaaGGAAAGAGATGGCAACTGGGAATGATTCAACAGTCCCCTCTGAAGCTGCCACTGAAGTTATGATGGACATGACAGGTACTCATGTTGAGGGAATAGGGAACAATGATGGTGTTGACTGTGAacatattgaagaagaagaaagtgttccttccacTCCCATTGGTAGTACCAGCCGTTCGCGAGGAAGACCTCGTGGGTCCGTCAATAGTggcagagaaaagaggaagaagggtgtagctgaaaaggtggtaagtccaTTGAAACAGATTGCTAACTCAATCGAGAAGATGGTAATGAGTGAATCTCAGTCTGAATTTGGGAGAGCCATTATAGATGCTGTTGATGCCATTCCAAAcctcaattttcaacaaaagtttaaggccaaggaatatttcatggccaagcggaattctgccattatcttcttgggaacaaaagtagaagataggcgaaatctgcttgagatgtacttgccagagattgagaagaattga
- the LOC122088843 gene encoding uncharacterized protein LOC122088843 isoform X2 translates to MEPTGDSNSRSRDIASWPSAVSHYMLECVLKQYKSGKGGDNGLKKEQFIEIANQLKEKFFTSYDCEQVRNHFRIWKQRLRALSDLQKQSGLGWNASDMRFDAPQHFWNDYRKKEQKYWKEHSVLPIHLEVGALLRKEMATGNDSTVPSEAATEVMMDMTGTHVEGIGNNDGVDCEHIEEEESVPSTPIGSTSRSRGRPRGSVNSGREKRKKGVAEKVVSPLKQIANSIEKMVMSESQSEFGRAIIDAVDAIPNLNFQQKFKAKEYFMAKRNSAIIFLGTKVEDRRNLLEMYLPEIEKN, encoded by the exons atGGAACCAACAGGAGATTCTAATAGTAGGTCACGGGACATTGCTTCATGGCCTAGCGCCGTTTCTCATTACATGTTGGAGTGTGTATTGAAGCAGTACAAGAGTGGTAAGGGTGGAGATAATGGACTGAAAAAGGAGCAGTTCATTGAAATTGCCAACCAACTGAAGGAGAAATTTTTTACTAGTTACGACTGTGAACAAGTGAGAAACCACTTCCGGATTTggaagcaaaggcttagagcattgagtgacctacagaagcaaagtggattgggttggaatgcatctgatatgagatttgatgctcctcaacacttctggaatgattatagg aaaaaagaacaaaagtattggaaggaacatagtgtgctcccaattcaccttgaagttggagctttgctaaGGAAAGAGATGGCAACTGGGAATGATTCAACAGTCCCCTCTGAAGCTGCCACTGAAGTTATGATGGACATGACAGGTACTCATGTTGAGGGAATAGGGAACAATGATGGTGTTGACTGTGAacatattgaagaagaagaaagtgttccttccacTCCCATTGGTAGTACCAGCCGTTCGCGAGGAAGACCTCGTGGGTCCGTCAATAGTggcagagaaaagaggaagaagggtgtagctgaaaaggtggtaagtccaTTGAAACAGATTGCTAACTCAATCGAGAAGATGGTAATGAGTGAATCTCAGTCTGAATTTGGGAGAGCCATTATAGATGCTGTTGATGCCATTCCAAAcctcaattttcaacaaaagtttaaggccaaggaatatttcatggccaagcggaattctgccattatcttcttgggaacaaaagtagaagataggcgaaatctgcttgagatgtacttgccagagattgagaagaattga